The following proteins come from a genomic window of Flavobacterium crocinum:
- a CDS encoding MmcQ/YjbR family DNA-binding protein, with translation MTIETIREICQKLTGATEAIKWDHDLVFSVGNKMYCVVGLDQNPTSASFKVLDEEFEEMSSKPGFKPAPYVAKYKWVLIDDITRMKKSEWEKYIQQSYRLVQEKLSAKLRKQLGII, from the coding sequence ATGACTATAGAAACAATCCGTGAAATCTGTCAAAAATTAACCGGTGCAACTGAAGCTATTAAATGGGATCATGATCTTGTATTTTCGGTAGGCAATAAAATGTATTGTGTGGTAGGACTTGATCAAAATCCAACCTCAGCCTCATTTAAAGTTTTGGATGAAGAATTTGAAGAAATGAGCAGCAAACCCGGATTTAAACCAGCACCCTATGTTGCAAAATACAAATGGGTTTTGATTGACGATATTACACGCATGAAAAAGTCGGAATGGGAAAAATACATTCAGCAATCTTATCGTCTTGTTCAGGAAAAATTATCGGCAAAACTTAGAAAACAACTTGGAATAATATAA
- a CDS encoding DUF1573 domain-containing protein, translating into MKKIILFAMLAVAGITATNAQTTKKAKATKVAKVEGAGMLFETETIDYGTIAHNADGKREFVFVNNGTKPLIITNTQGSCGCTVPTTPKEPIAPGAKGVIGVKYATDRVGAFTKTVTVTSNAEGQPTKILTIKGTVLPDPVKS; encoded by the coding sequence ATGAAAAAAATAATTTTATTCGCTATGTTAGCTGTAGCTGGTATTACAGCTACTAATGCACAAACAACTAAAAAAGCTAAAGCTACTAAAGTTGCTAAAGTTGAAGGAGCAGGAATGCTTTTCGAAACAGAAACTATCGACTACGGAACTATCGCTCATAATGCTGATGGGAAACGTGAGTTTGTTTTTGTAAACAACGGAACTAAACCATTAATTATCACTAACACTCAGGGATCTTGCGGATGTACTGTTCCAACTACTCCAAAAGAACCAATCGCACCAGGTGCTAAAGGTGTTATCGGTGTAAAATATGCTACTGACAGAGTTGGTGCTTTTACAAAAACTGTAACTGTTACTTCAAATGCAGAAGGACAACCTACAAAAATCCTTACTATTAAAGGTACTGTTTTACCAGATCCAGTAAAAAGCTAA
- the mutS gene encoding DNA mismatch repair protein MutS, whose product MAAKEKVVKETPLMKQYNEIKAKYPDACLLFRVGDFYETFGEDAIRASKILGITLTKRGAGSDTETALAGFPHHSVNTYLPKLVKAGLRVAICDQLEDPKMTKTIVKRGVTELVTPGVSLNDEVLQSKSNNFLASVCFTNKNIGISFLDVSTGEFLTAQGNAEYIDKLLQNFNPSEVLVPKHNKNDFKNAFGEDFHSFYLEDWIYKEDYALETLTKHFQTNSLKGFGVEELKEGIIASGAILYYLSETQHNRVQHITAIQRIAEDAYVWMDRFTIRNLELYHSYNPNAVTLLDVIDKTLSPMGGRLLKRWLALPLKDANKVKSRHEVVAYLKSNPEILHNIQYQIKQISDLERLISKIAAGKVSPREVVYLKESLDAIIPIRIIALESPQEAVKVIGDSLHACDLLREKIKNTLNQDAPVAISKGNAIAKGVNEELDELRAISTSGKEFLEGIEKRESERTGISSLKISFNNVFGYYIEVRNTHKDKVPEEWIRKQTLVNAERYITEELKEYETKILGAEEKIYKIESELFEQLVAWISTYIKPVQMNAYLVAQLDCLCSFTQMAVENQYVCPEIDDTFELDIKNGRHPVIEKQLPVGTPYIANDVFLDRETQQIIMITGPNMSGKSAILRQTALIVLLAQMGSFVPADSVRMGIVDKIFTRVGASDNISMGESTFMVEMNETASILNNISDRSLVLLDEIGRGTSTYDGISIAWAIAEFIHEHPGRAKTLFATHYHELNEMTESMPRIQNFNVAVKELKDTVLFVRKLVKGGSAHSFGIHVAKMAGMPQLVISKAQKLLKKLEKNHSSDALNGIKAVNDEMQMSFFNLDDPLLEEIKEEILNLDINAITPVEALMKLNEIKRMLVKK is encoded by the coding sequence TTGGCAGCTAAAGAAAAAGTGGTGAAGGAAACACCTTTAATGAAACAGTACAACGAAATCAAGGCTAAATATCCTGATGCATGTCTGCTTTTCAGAGTAGGAGATTTTTATGAAACCTTTGGAGAAGACGCCATTAGAGCTTCTAAAATTTTAGGGATAACATTAACTAAAAGAGGTGCGGGATCTGATACCGAAACTGCATTGGCAGGGTTTCCGCATCATTCTGTAAATACTTATCTGCCAAAATTGGTTAAAGCCGGTCTTCGTGTTGCAATTTGTGACCAGCTTGAAGATCCGAAAATGACCAAAACGATTGTAAAAAGAGGTGTTACAGAGCTTGTGACACCCGGGGTTTCCTTAAATGATGAGGTTTTGCAATCGAAATCAAATAACTTTTTGGCATCAGTATGTTTTACCAATAAAAATATTGGAATTTCTTTTTTAGATGTTTCGACAGGAGAGTTTTTGACAGCTCAGGGAAATGCTGAATATATTGATAAATTGTTGCAGAACTTTAATCCAAGTGAGGTTCTGGTTCCAAAGCACAATAAAAATGATTTTAAAAATGCTTTTGGAGAAGATTTTCATAGTTTTTATCTGGAAGATTGGATTTATAAGGAAGATTACGCTTTAGAAACGCTGACAAAACATTTCCAAACCAATTCTTTAAAAGGATTTGGTGTTGAAGAATTAAAAGAAGGAATTATTGCTTCTGGAGCGATTTTGTATTACTTATCAGAGACACAGCATAATCGTGTTCAGCATATTACAGCAATTCAGCGTATTGCTGAAGATGCTTATGTCTGGATGGATCGTTTTACAATTCGAAATCTGGAATTGTATCACAGTTATAATCCAAATGCGGTTACACTTTTGGATGTTATCGATAAAACACTTTCTCCAATGGGAGGACGTTTGCTGAAACGCTGGCTGGCATTACCTTTAAAGGATGCGAATAAAGTAAAAAGCAGACATGAAGTGGTTGCTTATTTAAAGTCAAATCCTGAAATTCTGCATAATATTCAATATCAAATTAAGCAAATTTCAGATTTAGAGCGTTTGATTTCTAAAATCGCAGCAGGAAAAGTATCGCCTCGTGAAGTGGTTTATTTGAAAGAATCGTTGGATGCCATTATTCCGATAAGAATCATTGCACTGGAAAGTCCGCAGGAAGCAGTAAAAGTAATTGGAGATAGTTTGCATGCTTGTGATTTGCTTCGTGAAAAAATAAAAAATACTTTAAATCAAGATGCGCCCGTTGCCATTTCTAAAGGAAATGCAATTGCTAAGGGGGTTAATGAAGAGCTAGATGAATTACGTGCTATTTCAACTTCTGGAAAAGAATTTTTAGAAGGAATTGAGAAAAGAGAATCTGAAAGGACTGGGATCTCTTCTTTGAAGATTTCGTTTAATAATGTTTTTGGATATTATATCGAAGTCCGAAATACACATAAAGATAAAGTTCCTGAAGAATGGATTCGTAAGCAGACTTTGGTAAATGCGGAACGTTATATCACGGAAGAATTAAAAGAATACGAAACCAAAATTTTAGGTGCTGAGGAAAAGATTTATAAAATCGAAAGTGAACTTTTTGAGCAGTTAGTGGCTTGGATTTCTACTTATATCAAACCGGTTCAAATGAATGCTTATTTGGTGGCGCAGTTGGATTGTTTGTGTTCGTTTACACAAATGGCGGTTGAAAACCAATATGTGTGTCCTGAAATTGATGATACGTTTGAATTAGATATAAAAAATGGAAGACATCCCGTAATTGAAAAACAATTGCCGGTTGGTACGCCATATATTGCCAATGATGTTTTTTTAGACCGAGAAACACAACAGATTATTATGATTACCGGTCCTAACATGTCGGGTAAGTCGGCAATTTTAAGACAGACAGCTTTAATTGTGCTTTTGGCTCAAATGGGAAGTTTTGTTCCTGCTGATAGTGTTAGAATGGGAATTGTAGACAAGATCTTTACCAGAGTAGGTGCTTCAGATAATATTTCGATGGGTGAATCTACTTTTATGGTAGAAATGAATGAAACAGCTTCGATTCTGAATAATATTTCAGACAGGAGTTTGGTGTTATTAGATGAAATTGGAAGAGGAACCAGTACATACGACGGAATTTCGATTGCATGGGCCATTGCTGAATTCATACACGAGCATCCGGGAAGAGCAAAAACACTTTTTGCAACGCATTATCATGAACTGAATGAAATGACAGAATCGATGCCAAGAATTCAGAATTTTAATGTAGCGGTAAAAGAATTAAAAGACACAGTTCTTTTTGTTAGAAAATTGGTAAAGGGAGGAAGTGCTCATAGTTTTGGAATTCATGTCGCAAAAATGGCCGGAATGCCTCAATTGGTAATTTCAAAAGCGCAGAAACTTTTAAAGAAACTGGAGAAAAATCATTCCAGTGATGCTTTAAACGGAATAAAAGCTGTGAATGATGAAATGCAGATGAGTTTTTTCAACCTGGATGATCCTTTGTTGGAAGAAATAAAAGAAGAGATTTTGAATCTCGATATTAATGCAATTACACCAGTAGAAGCTTTGATGAAACTCAATGAAATCAAAAGAATGTTGGTTAAAAAATAA
- a CDS encoding RNA methyltransferase has product MRKLENSELDRKSIEDFKKSEKTPLILVLDDIRSLHNIGSVFRTADAFLIEKIILCGITATPPNKEIHKTALGATETVAWEHHENVLEVIENLKKENVLTMAIEQVESSVFLQDFQVEKGQKYALVFGNEVYGVAQEAVAICDGCIEIPQLGTKHSLNISVSAGIVVWDLFQKINWPNHN; this is encoded by the coding sequence ATGAGAAAACTCGAAAACAGCGAACTGGACCGTAAATCAATTGAAGATTTTAAGAAATCTGAAAAAACACCTTTAATATTAGTTTTGGATGATATTCGAAGCCTTCATAATATTGGTTCTGTGTTTAGAACCGCTGATGCATTTTTGATAGAAAAAATAATCTTATGCGGTATTACTGCAACTCCTCCAAATAAAGAAATTCATAAAACCGCTCTTGGCGCAACCGAAACCGTAGCTTGGGAACATCACGAAAATGTTCTTGAAGTTATTGAAAACCTTAAGAAAGAAAATGTTCTAACTATGGCCATCGAACAAGTCGAAAGCTCTGTTTTTCTTCAGGATTTTCAAGTTGAAAAAGGACAAAAATATGCTTTAGTTTTTGGCAATGAAGTCTATGGTGTAGCTCAGGAAGCTGTTGCTATTTGCGACGGCTGTATAGAAATTCCGCAACTTGGAACAAAACACTCTTTAAATATCTCCGTAAGTGCCGGAATTGTCGTTTGGGATTTATTTCAAAAAATAAACTGGCCAAATCACAATTAG
- a CDS encoding Ig-like domain-containing protein, which yields MKSINLLKISILFFLLLSSFFGFAQQYTAIPDPNFEKALIDLGIDTNPTIDGRVLTSSVAGVISLNVSSKGCTNLTGLQDFTSLQELYCLQNALTTLDISQNTALVKLSCGLNMLTSLNTSNNIALKELDCQRNRITSLNLANNTALTIVYCNNNLLTSLDVSKSPQLNFLECEQNQIVNLNVSTNPALVHLSCNNNQITSLNISSSTLLTNLETNHNNLSSLDVSKNTALINVYCNNNQITALDFSNSTTLQRLLCNNNNLQTLNLKNGKNTNLIAGAFQSNSNLNCIQVDNEVFSNSNWMSYKDGAAVYSTNCSKLLTSAPVLKATGDQTYCPGPDIKIVETFLIEHDLSETGTTAGYIQISSGYSNGDKLSLSNPALYPSISTTWDSTAGKLTLSSITGGEILYSDLEAAIKDIVFSNTLATASGTRTFSITIGQANYLPSTGHYYLFVPSVGITWSAAKIAAEVSTYYGLKGYLATILSADESKLVGEQASGTGWIGGSDAETEGVWKWVTGPEAGTIFWNGNANGSTPNFAFWNTGEPNNQGDEDYAHITQPGVGIRGSWNDLSNTGSTVAGDNYQPKGYVVEYGGMPGETPLEIAASTKITIPVATLAANPNPICDFGSFTLSATATTSTSIRWFDAATGGNLLGTGTTYTTPIINTTTVYYVDAGCEANRKSVTAVINTTPNTPIAEKNTYSNCGPGTVTIRATSNIGNINWFTTETGGSSIFSGSTFTTPTISSNKTYYAEASNNGCINPDRTPINIIIYTPPVVTDENLTLCQFQNLTLDAGIAGMNYLWSNGATTQTITVNSGETYTVKVTSPDPENCSSTKTIVVEEHKIPQIDRIVVEETRAIVYPVKAEDYFEYSVDGISFQDSFVFYDVPGGLQTAYAREKNGCGQVTKQFVVLVFPPFFTPNNDTFNDVWEVTGMENYPQAQVTIFDRYGKLIAQLSRAKMSWDGTLNQIPLPASDYWYALKIDDTMPILKGHFTLKR from the coding sequence ATGAAAAGTATCAATTTATTAAAAATATCGATTTTATTTTTTTTACTGCTTTCGAGTTTTTTTGGATTTGCCCAACAATATACCGCAATTCCAGATCCGAATTTCGAAAAAGCTTTAATTGATCTTGGGATTGATACAAATCCTACTATTGACGGCAGAGTTTTGACATCAAGTGTCGCCGGAGTGATTTCCTTAAATGTTTCCAGTAAAGGATGTACAAATTTAACCGGTTTACAAGATTTCACTTCTTTACAAGAATTATACTGTCTACAGAACGCCTTAACTACTTTAGATATTTCACAAAACACAGCTCTTGTTAAGTTAAGCTGCGGGCTTAACATGCTTACAAGCCTGAACACCTCTAACAATATAGCCTTAAAAGAACTGGACTGTCAAAGAAACAGAATAACAAGTTTAAATCTTGCTAATAATACTGCCCTGACTATAGTTTATTGCAATAACAATTTATTAACCAGTTTGGACGTTTCTAAAAGTCCGCAACTTAATTTTTTAGAATGTGAACAAAATCAAATTGTAAATCTGAATGTTTCTACAAATCCGGCATTAGTCCATTTAAGTTGCAACAATAATCAAATTACAAGTCTTAACATTAGTTCTAGTACACTTCTAACTAATTTAGAAACTAACCATAATAATTTATCGAGTTTAGATGTTTCAAAAAATACAGCTTTAATTAATGTTTATTGCAACAATAATCAGATAACAGCTTTAGATTTTTCCAACAGCACTACCTTACAGCGCTTATTATGCAACAATAATAATTTACAGACGCTAAACTTAAAAAATGGAAAAAACACTAATCTTATTGCTGGTGCCTTTCAGTCAAATTCAAATCTGAACTGTATACAGGTAGACAACGAAGTTTTTTCTAATTCCAATTGGATGTCGTATAAGGATGGTGCTGCCGTCTATTCTACAAACTGCAGTAAACTTCTAACTTCAGCACCTGTACTAAAAGCCACTGGAGACCAGACTTACTGTCCTGGTCCGGATATAAAAATAGTTGAAACATTTTTGATAGAACATGATTTAAGCGAAACAGGAACAACTGCCGGTTACATTCAAATTTCCTCCGGTTATTCCAACGGTGACAAACTTAGTCTTTCAAACCCAGCTCTCTATCCTTCTATTAGTACAACCTGGGATTCTACTGCCGGAAAACTTACGCTGTCAAGTATTACCGGAGGCGAAATATTATATTCTGATCTCGAAGCAGCTATAAAAGATATTGTTTTTTCGAATACACTCGCAACGGCTTCCGGAACAAGAACATTTTCTATCACTATTGGCCAAGCCAATTATTTGCCTTCTACAGGACATTATTATCTCTTTGTGCCAAGTGTAGGAATTACATGGAGTGCTGCAAAAATAGCAGCAGAAGTAAGTACATATTATGGCCTTAAAGGTTATTTAGCCACTATTTTATCTGCCGATGAATCCAAATTAGTTGGAGAACAAGCTTCGGGCACAGGATGGATTGGCGGAAGTGATGCTGAAACTGAAGGTGTCTGGAAATGGGTTACTGGCCCTGAAGCCGGAACTATTTTTTGGAATGGTAATGCTAACGGTTCTACACCAAATTTTGCTTTTTGGAATACTGGAGAACCTAACAACCAAGGCGACGAAGATTATGCTCATATCACACAACCAGGAGTGGGAATTAGAGGATCATGGAATGATTTATCAAATACGGGATCTACAGTTGCCGGAGACAATTATCAGCCAAAAGGCTATGTAGTAGAATATGGCGGAATGCCTGGTGAAACCCCGTTGGAAATTGCCGCCAGTACCAAAATCACAATTCCGGTAGCAACACTGGCAGCAAATCCAAATCCGATTTGTGATTTTGGAAGTTTTACTCTTAGTGCAACAGCAACAACCAGCACCTCAATTAGATGGTTTGATGCCGCAACCGGAGGAAATTTATTAGGAACCGGAACAACCTACACTACTCCAATCATCAATACAACTACTGTTTATTATGTTGATGCCGGTTGTGAAGCGAATAGAAAATCGGTAACTGCGGTTATTAATACTACTCCAAACACACCAATTGCTGAAAAAAACACTTATTCTAACTGCGGACCCGGAACTGTAACCATTAGAGCAACATCAAACATTGGAAACATTAACTGGTTTACAACCGAGACTGGCGGAAGTAGTATATTTTCCGGTAGTACTTTTACAACTCCTACTATTTCATCCAATAAAACTTATTATGCTGAAGCTTCAAACAATGGTTGTATTAACCCAGATAGAACTCCAATAAACATTATAATCTACACGCCTCCTGTTGTTACTGATGAAAATTTAACGCTATGTCAGTTTCAAAATCTAACCTTAGACGCCGGAATTGCAGGAATGAATTATCTTTGGTCAAATGGAGCTACAACTCAAACGATCACTGTCAATTCGGGAGAAACTTACACTGTAAAAGTCACAAGTCCGGATCCTGAAAATTGCTCTAGCACAAAGACGATTGTAGTAGAAGAACATAAAATACCACAGATTGACCGTATAGTGGTTGAAGAAACAAGAGCCATTGTTTACCCTGTTAAAGCAGAAGATTATTTTGAATATTCTGTAGATGGAATCAGCTTTCAGGATTCTTTTGTTTTCTACGATGTTCCAGGTGGATTGCAAACAGCCTATGCGCGAGAAAAAAACGGATGCGGGCAAGTTACAAAGCAATTTGTCGTTCTTGTGTTCCCTCCGTTTTTCACTCCAAACAATGACACATTTAATGACGTCTGGGAAGTAACCGGAATGGAAAACTACCCTCAGGCCCAAGTCACTATTTTTGACCGATACGGAAAACTAATCGCGCAGTTAAGCAGAGCAAAAATGAGCTGGGATGGTACTCTAAATCAGATTCCCCTTCCTGCTTCGGATTATTGGTACGCTTTAAAAATTGATGATACAATGCCTATTTTAAAAGGGCACTTTACATTAAAACGATAA
- a CDS encoding peptidase, M50 family protein has translation MNEDIIPKLSNDIFIHSLNKDDFFIHQTHFDHRVKISSDLNNFITSIDGKQNLKSLVENYNALYNIELTTDFAYEFLYNKLARFGIIESEIIPVKPNLKPSYIKLSFIVINERIVSKLTKYLKFLLLPNVMKSILITATFILAGCFYFFYDEILHTTIAKSEWLLLFSLSFIGVTFHEFGHASAAHYFGAKHGGIGGGFYLFIPVYFADVTDIWKLQKHQRIIVNLAGMYFELVYVVFLVLVSLLFQNNLILILACIYSMSILHSLNPFARSDGYWVLSDVIEKPNLMHQGFTRVKTVFKISKKWKVMDYFLLVYGLISCSFILFFVYFVVVKNPDSILYFPQNLIKFLKTVFEDNSKFSLADLGKLFIPVLFFYLLFGLLKNLFMKIR, from the coding sequence ATGAACGAAGATATAATTCCTAAGCTTTCTAATGATATTTTTATCCATTCATTGAACAAAGATGATTTCTTTATCCATCAAACTCATTTTGATCATCGAGTAAAAATTTCAAGTGATTTAAATAATTTCATAACATCAATAGATGGAAAGCAAAATTTAAAAAGTTTAGTTGAGAATTATAATGCATTATATAATATTGAATTGACAACCGATTTTGCATATGAGTTTTTATACAATAAATTGGCAAGATTTGGTATTATAGAAAGTGAAATAATTCCAGTAAAACCAAATTTAAAGCCTAGTTATATCAAGCTGAGTTTTATTGTCATAAACGAGCGCATAGTTTCTAAGTTAACTAAGTATTTAAAATTTTTACTTTTACCCAACGTGATGAAAAGTATTTTAATTACTGCAACTTTTATTTTAGCAGGATGTTTTTATTTTTTTTATGATGAAATTTTGCATACTACAATTGCAAAATCGGAATGGTTATTATTATTCTCTTTAAGTTTTATTGGTGTTACGTTTCATGAATTCGGGCATGCTTCCGCCGCTCATTATTTTGGGGCAAAACACGGAGGAATTGGTGGAGGTTTTTACTTGTTTATTCCTGTTTATTTTGCTGATGTTACAGATATTTGGAAACTTCAAAAACATCAAAGAATTATTGTGAACTTAGCAGGCATGTATTTCGAATTAGTTTATGTCGTTTTTTTAGTTTTAGTTAGTTTGCTTTTTCAAAATAATTTAATTCTTATTTTAGCATGTATATATTCGATGTCAATTCTACATAGTTTAAATCCTTTTGCAAGAAGTGATGGATACTGGGTTTTATCTGATGTTATTGAAAAACCAAATTTAATGCATCAAGGTTTTACTAGAGTAAAAACCGTTTTTAAGATTTCAAAAAAGTGGAAAGTAATGGATTATTTTTTACTTGTTTATGGTTTAATTAGTTGTAGTTTTATTCTTTTTTTTGTGTACTTCGTAGTTGTGAAAAATCCAGATTCAATTTTATATTTTCCTCAAAACTTAATCAAATTTTTAAAAACTGTTTTTGAAGATAACTCTAAATTTTCATTGGCAGATTTAGGAAAGTTATTTATTCCTGTCTTATTTTTTTATCTTCTTTTTGGATTGCTGAAAAATCTCTTTATGAAGATAAGATAG
- the folK gene encoding 2-amino-4-hydroxy-6-hydroxymethyldihydropteridine diphosphokinase: protein MKLQHQVVLSIGSNQGSRLENIQNCIDLIHQNVGTVIQVSKLYETPAWGFESDAFYNCALLLHANSSAQKILSQVLKVEKELGRIRSNQEGYQSRIIDVDLIAFDDEIIHSEKLQVPHPLMQNRNFVLLPMQDLKLSWKHPVLHKTIGELIAVTPDESVCTVVQSLENPLDEIPLNQFNYISFEGNIGAGKTTLVHKIAEDFNAKTVLERFADNPFLPKFYKDQNRYAFPLEMSFLADRYQQLSDDLAQFDLFKDFIVADYHIFKSLIFAKITLQEDEYRLYRNLFDIIYKEMPKPDLYVYLYQNTERLLQNIKKRGRNYEQNIEASYLEKINNGYLEYIKSQTDLNVLIIDVSDRDFVKRHEDYIFILNEIKKKTAS from the coding sequence ATGAAATTACAGCATCAAGTCGTTTTATCGATAGGCAGCAACCAAGGCAGCAGACTAGAAAATATCCAAAATTGTATTGATTTAATTCATCAAAATGTAGGTACTGTCATTCAGGTTTCAAAACTTTACGAAACTCCAGCCTGGGGTTTTGAAAGTGATGCTTTTTATAATTGTGCGCTTCTTTTGCATGCCAATTCTTCTGCGCAGAAAATATTAAGTCAGGTTTTAAAGGTTGAAAAAGAATTAGGACGAATCCGCTCTAATCAAGAAGGTTATCAATCTAGAATCATAGATGTTGATTTGATTGCTTTTGATGACGAAATTATCCATTCGGAAAAACTTCAGGTTCCACATCCTTTAATGCAAAACAGAAATTTTGTTTTGCTGCCTATGCAGGATTTAAAATTAAGCTGGAAACATCCTGTTTTGCATAAAACAATTGGAGAATTGATAGCAGTTACTCCGGATGAAAGTGTTTGTACAGTAGTTCAGAGTTTAGAAAATCCGCTTGACGAAATTCCTTTAAATCAATTTAATTATATTTCTTTTGAAGGAAATATTGGTGCAGGAAAAACTACTCTGGTGCATAAAATTGCGGAGGATTTTAATGCAAAAACTGTTTTAGAACGATTTGCAGATAACCCATTTCTTCCGAAGTTTTATAAAGATCAGAACAGATATGCTTTTCCGTTGGAAATGTCTTTTTTAGCAGATCGTTATCAGCAGTTATCAGATGATCTGGCACAGTTTGATTTGTTTAAAGATTTTATTGTAGCCGATTATCATATTTTTAAATCACTGATTTTTGCTAAAATTACGTTACAGGAAGACGAATATCGTTTGTACAGAAATCTGTTTGATATTATTTATAAAGAAATGCCAAAGCCTGATTTGTATGTTTATTTATATCAAAATACAGAACGACTTCTGCAAAATATCAAAAAACGCGGCCGTAATTACGAACAAAATATTGAGGCTTCGTATTTGGAAAAAATCAACAATGGTTATTTGGAATACATAAAATCACAAACCGATTTGAATGTTTTAATTATTGATGTTTCTGATCGTGATTTTGTAAAAAGACATGAAGATTACATTTTTATATTGAATGAAATTAAGAAGAAAACAGCATCTTAA